The proteins below are encoded in one region of Methanosarcina barkeri 3:
- a CDS encoding aldehyde dehydrogenase family protein: MVQEYKLFIGGEFKDSSTGETFEDINPATLESLAAIQVAGTEDVDRAVEAAEAGFRLWSEIPAAKRAEVLFKAARILQERKEELAVLMTKEMGKVLPETRGDVQEAIDITNYAAGEGRRMLGETTTSELKEKFCMTVLRPIGVVGLITPWNFPIAIPSWKIMPALVAGNAIVFKPASDTPLLAFKLIEVLSEAGLPPGVINLVTGPGGTVGKAVVRHPRIKAISFTGSLDTGKWVMEECSKTMKRVSLELGGKNPVIVMDDADLELALEGVLWGAFGTTGQRCTATSRLILHEMIKDEFIKRLLAKVKSLRIGDGLLPETDIGPVINKAQLEKTERYVKIGKEEGATLLYGGNRTDPGLPGYFFEPTLFTDVRPDMRIAQEEIFGPVLGIFTVSDLEEAIELANSTKYGLSSAIYTRSVGNAFRAIEKIEAGITYVNAPTIGAEVHLPFGGVKGTGNGFREAGTEAIKEFSEVKAVYIDYSGRLQKAQIDSAE; the protein is encoded by the coding sequence ATGGTTCAGGAATACAAGTTGTTTATAGGGGGAGAATTTAAAGACTCGTCAACCGGAGAGACTTTTGAAGATATAAATCCGGCTACTCTTGAAAGCCTGGCAGCAATACAGGTAGCTGGAACCGAGGACGTGGACAGGGCAGTTGAGGCTGCTGAAGCAGGGTTCAGGCTCTGGAGCGAAATCCCGGCTGCAAAAAGAGCTGAGGTACTCTTCAAGGCAGCCAGAATTTTACAGGAAAGGAAAGAAGAACTTGCTGTCCTTATGACAAAAGAGATGGGAAAAGTACTCCCTGAGACAAGGGGAGATGTACAGGAAGCCATTGATATCACAAATTATGCCGCAGGGGAAGGAAGGCGGATGCTTGGGGAGACAACGACTTCCGAACTAAAGGAAAAGTTCTGCATGACCGTACTCAGGCCGATAGGAGTAGTCGGCTTAATAACGCCCTGGAACTTTCCGATTGCCATTCCTTCATGGAAGATTATGCCAGCTCTTGTAGCTGGAAATGCAATTGTTTTCAAGCCTGCAAGTGATACACCTCTACTTGCTTTCAAGCTAATAGAGGTGCTTAGTGAAGCAGGGTTGCCTCCCGGAGTAATAAATCTGGTAACAGGACCCGGAGGAACTGTTGGGAAGGCTGTAGTCCGGCACCCTCGCATAAAGGCTATTTCCTTTACAGGCAGCCTTGATACCGGAAAATGGGTAATGGAAGAGTGTTCAAAAACCATGAAAAGAGTCTCTCTGGAACTCGGAGGTAAAAACCCGGTAATTGTTATGGACGATGCCGACCTTGAATTGGCTCTTGAGGGTGTGTTATGGGGAGCTTTCGGAACTACAGGACAGCGCTGTACTGCTACGAGCAGACTGATTCTGCATGAGATGATAAAAGACGAATTCATAAAAAGGCTGCTTGCAAAAGTAAAATCTCTCAGGATAGGTGACGGGCTCTTACCTGAGACAGATATCGGACCTGTAATCAACAAAGCGCAGCTTGAGAAGACCGAGAGATACGTGAAAATAGGAAAAGAAGAAGGAGCAACTCTTCTTTACGGAGGTAACAGAACTGATCCCGGGCTTCCAGGTTATTTCTTCGAACCTACATTATTTACGGACGTTAGACCAGACATGAGGATTGCACAGGAAGAGATTTTCGGGCCAGTACTCGGGATCTTCACGGTTTCAGATCTTGAAGAGGCAATCGAACTTGCCAATAGTACCAAGTACGGACTTTCTTCGGCAATCTATACAAGAAGTGTAGGAAACGCTTTCAGGGCAATTGAAAAAATCGAAGCAGGAATCACATATGTTAATGCTCCCACAATAGGGGCTGAAGTCCATCTCCCCTTTGGAGGCGTTAAAGGGACAGGAAACGGTTTTCGAGAAGCCGGTACCGAGGCCATCAAGGAATTTTCCGAGGTAAAAGCCGTGTATATAGACTACAGCGGCAGATTGCAAAAAGCTCAGATTGATTCAGCGGAGTAA
- a CDS encoding response regulator — MKILLVDDDPLFLELSKTFLEVFHDITSDTVNSAREALQRLENYSYDVVVSDYDMPLMDGITFLKTIRDKRIDTPFILFTGVGRDELMHQAIENGADSFIQKIGDPKTQFSELSKRIWQTVSSNTGY, encoded by the coding sequence GTGAAAATACTACTTGTAGATGATGACCCTTTATTTTTGGAGCTATCAAAGACCTTCTTAGAAGTCTTCCATGATATAACTTCGGACACTGTAAATTCTGCAAGGGAAGCCCTTCAAAGGCTGGAAAATTACTCGTATGACGTGGTAGTCTCAGATTATGATATGCCTTTGATGGACGGCATCACGTTCTTGAAAACTATTCGTGACAAAAGGATTGACACACCCTTTATCCTGTTCACAGGTGTGGGTAGAGACGAACTTATGCATCAGGCAATCGAGAATGGTGCAGACTCCTTTATTCAGAAAATAGGGGACCCAAAAACCCAGTTTTCTGAACTGTCCAAAAGAATCTGGCAGACTGTCAGTAGTAACACAGGCTACTAA